The Chiloscyllium plagiosum isolate BGI_BamShark_2017 chromosome 14, ASM401019v2, whole genome shotgun sequence genome segment TATAATTTAGAGTAAAAGAGCCAGTGCCAGAATTTTGGTAACTTTATTCTGcaaataaaaaatattaaagTTCAATTCTGtagttaaaagtttttttttactcacAGATTTCCCATTTCTTAAACTGAATGATGGTTACATGAGCTCAGTAATTTATACTTCACATTCTTTATAAGGCAGCTGCTGACACTTGCATTGTCCATAACCATTTATGATCACCAGTGCGCCTTCCTCGTGGGTGGGCTCATATTCATTATAGGGTACTTGTGTAGATAAATCTGCCATGGGCTGCCTGGCTTGGTGGCGAATTTGCCTCCGGTGTTGCATCATGGAGCAATGCCTTATACGTCTTAGAGTAGGGGGACAGCATTTCCGTGATATGTACACCACAAGAATAATGAGGAAAAAAGAGAACAATAGAGCCATTGTTCCAGTTATTATCCTGTGAGTAAAGAGAGTATTATCAGGCTCAAGGAAGTCTTCAGTAGTTGTTTCTATAGTGGGATTTTCAGTATCCTCTGTGCTGGAGCCAGTGAACATTAATTCATTTGCGTATTCAGTGGTTTCTGATAGCTGTGTAGAATCTGTGTAGCCAGTAGTTATTTGTGTGGTGGTTGCTGAAAGATTACTGCAGATTTGAAATCCATGAACAGCATCTAAGATGTCCTCGCCTTGTGTGTGCTCTGGGCTAGCACAAACGATTGAATTCTCCCATCGACCTTGGAAACTGCTTAGCCAGGAGGCCATGGCACAAATATTTTTGTTACAAACCCACATGTTACTAGAAAGACCGATGTGAGTTAAAGATTTCCATGAATTAACAATCTGGGCATCCAGTGTGGTAAGCTTGTTTGAATCCATCAGAAGTATCTTTAGGTTCGGCATTGTTGGGAAAACGTTAGGCTCAATTGTTCTAATCTCATTTCCGGTTACATCGAGCTTTTCCAGTGTGTCCCAAGTCCATTCCATTCCACATAGCAGGATACTAATTTTGTTCCACTGTAAAAATAGTGTTTGGAGACTGATTAGCCGAGGGAAATGAGCAAAATTAATCTTTGTCAGCTGGTTATGCTCTAGGTGAAGCTCCTTGAGTTTGATTAATCCTGCAAAGCCATTACGAGCTAGGCTTCGCAAACGATTGTGGCTTATATCCAAAAACTCTAAGCTTCGGCAGTCCCAGAAAACCCTGATAGGAATGGTCCTTAGTGAATTTGAACGTAGATGCAGAGTTTGAAGTTTCCGTAAGCTATGGAATTGCTCTGGTTGCAGAGAAGTAATTTGATTAAATGACAGGTCCAGATTCTGCAAGTTAATCAGTTGGCTGAATGTCGTATTTGCCAGTTGCACAATCCTGTTGTAGCTGAGGATTAATTCTTTGAGTTTATATAGTCCTTGGAAGGCATCCACTTGAATAATAGAAATCTGGTTGTGATCTAAATAGAGCCATGCAAGTTGGCTGAATCTTGTAAACTGATCGTTTTGCAGTTCAACAAAAGTATTGTGCCTGAGTGACAAGCCAATAGACCCGTGGGAGACATTATCGGGTACTCCTTGAAAACCTTGGGAATCGCAATAAAAGAGCAGCTCCTCGCATCTGCATTTTTGTGGACATGCTGTGCCTGAGGCAGGCAGCATTTTCAACAGCATGCTCATCACACACAATGCCACCGTTGTTGGCCCCCCCAATGGCCACTTCGAATGCAAACCTGTAGGTGGCAATCAGATGAAATTCACTTAGGTTTCCAGCCTAAACAGTCCATCGTATATGGTGATTTAGATGtttcattcccctcccccacaaaaGCTCTGTAGCTAATGATCATAGAATTATcagatgtgattttgtttttaaatgcgtGGACCGATCTATGCTTTCAACACACGAAGTAATTTGCTGCTCCTTCCCGCTTCATCCCTCCATCCCTGTTTCCCCTCCTGTCAGTTTTGAAAATCCCATTTTAAACGAAAAACACTTACCCATTCTTTTCTGCACATTGGAGACTGCATTCAACTATCCTTCTGTTCAGACTCCTCGAGCAGTGAGCTGGAAAGAAGTTCCAATGGAAGAGGCAGCTTTTGAAAAGATGCAATACAAAAAGGATTTCTGTTTCCTTTCACAAGACAATGGCGAGTATTCCAGTTGAAGGCTAAAGGAAAAATGCCATAACAAATCTTCACCTATCCCAGCTGTAACATTTCCTCCCAAAGCTTTGCCCTTGCCCTGCTTTGATTTCCACTGGCTTAGAACTATGGAATTTTTTCTcgagaatgaatgaaaacaaacatttcctTTTACTTGTCCATTCAATTGATTAATTGAAGCTCAAACCTTTGGCTGCACAGCTGGTGGTCCTGTCCTTAACTTGTTGATGGTAATGAAGTACTTGTACAGAGACTAGCTAGCGGTGCGAACACATTGACTGAAAGCTCCTTTGGAAAGGAGAGCTGTGCTGGTGCTGCAAGAGCGCAGACTTGCAGATTGGTGGCAGGCTGGCGTAAGCTTGTGACGTGCAATGTTTTTGGGCTTTTCAGTGGCATGATGATGAGCTTCATGCTGCATGCAGTCTGCAAATTGGATGAAACAGACACTGAAGCATTGAAAATGACTAACTAACAAATAAAAGGGGAAGTACTGGATATAATATTTGTCTAGAGTTGTCTGTTAATACAACAATGTAGCAGATTCATTGTTGTATTAAATTCCTGTTCTAGTTTTTAAGTAAAATCTATAAGAAGTAAATAGCTAATCTTGAAAAGCAAATAGCTTTCAGGTATAaatcctctgaccttaaattgaATAGAAGTTTATTTCTACAATTTACTTTTTAATTATTAGCATACAAAAACATTGATCAATAAAACTTCATTTTGTCTGGTTTAATGGAAGTAGTATTTCTCTATTATGAGTATCTAtcaatcttgaaatattttaaaaattatggcaAAATGGCTCCATGTATGACATGACTTTTTAAGCTAtagattaattttgttttttaatttattttatagaAGTACTTGTGTTCAACAGCATATTTGTATATTTTGGCTAATTTTATATTAGACCTTAATACAATATTTAGATGATTAAATATGCTCGCAAAGAAATGAGATGTGCATttttgttctttgatttttttctacCATCCCATTTCTAAATCCTTGCATGTTATAAAACATAGTGACGTATGATCTGTGCATTGTGTTTACCAGAGTAAACATAGTCATGCGTATAACCCTGTAAAGAATTGGACCATTGGCAGTCAAACATAATCTCACCTTTTTTAGCATCTTCAAGTTCACTTTCAGCAAAGACCACTGCATAGTTATTAGGAACACCATGATATTCATCTTTTTCGTCTGACTTTCCTTACCAAGCTGTTAAAGTCAGTTGTCCTGTCTATATTGCATCCTTGCTGGGCTCAACTAAGTTGGAACAAACCAGAGAACAAACTGAGATACACCATGAATAAACTAGCTGAACTAAATGATTAATGTTCAAAATCCTGGTTCAGGAGCACCCCGTGATCAAATCTGTGGAATGTTTTTCTTAGTTTTTTCTTCTCCTTCCAATTTCTCCCAAATTGATTCCAAAATATATGCATGTTTAATTATTGGCCTTCTCCTTTTgccatagaaacatggaaaatttaTGGCATAAGTGGAGACCATTGAGCTCATAATTTCTTCTCACTTGCTCCCTGTCATTGTCAGTTTTAGTTTCAACTTTCAACTTTCCCAAGGATCCTGTGGACTTCTGGTTTGCCAATCAGTCTGTCATGTGAGAcccttgtcaatttttttttttttaaacaatttacatggattttaaaatGTGCTACCATTAGTTCACTGCAACTATGGTCAGAATAGAgtctttacattggggagacaaaacGCAGACTGGGATACTGCTATGCAAAACACCTACGTTATGTCTGCAAAATGACCAagtttcctgttgcctgccacttcaacacactattcgagttccctggccaatatctctgtcagCAGTACTGTAGTGAAGCTCAgcggaagctggaagaacagaaccTCATTTTCAGCTTGGGAGTCCTGTAGCATTCGGGGCtctattgaattcaataagttcagagactgagcaccttctcccatgtccttaccctgatcccccccccccccccccccccccccaccccaccccaactccaTCTTCAGGATATACACACCAATTTTTCCTAGCTAGAaccccttctgaagaagggtcactggggtCAGGAACACTAACTCATCTTCTCTGCAGTTGCTGCCCGATCTAcagagttttaccagcaatttctgttttagttattTTTGGCATTGCGAATATCTTACAATGAACACCACCAAAATTAAAACTATCTGGTCATTTATCTCTTTACAATTTGTCTATCCTTGCTGTTTCCAAATTAGCTACTGTCTTTACTTGCCTTGCAACACTTAATTAGCTAGCTGTTGGGAACATTTGGATGGCTTGAGAATCTGTGAACAGCACCATATAAAAAGAGAGTTCTCCTATTTACTGTAGAAATCTCATTTTGAGTACAGGGAAGTAAACTAGAAATGTTGCCAACACCTGATTACAATGCAACCgtacagtttttgttttgtttttaatttgttgcAATCCGGTAAAATACATTCCTTGGTGATTGATATTGCTCGTGCGTTGTCTTGGAAAGTTTCAAGAAGAATTTTATCAGACATAAATTTTTTAATATGGATAGAATTTAACCCTACCATTCAGATTATGAACAGACTATCAAGTTTCCAACATAGGCCATGGCAGTAAGGAaagatgcattttttttcctAGTTTAAGAACAGTGTGGTGAAAACTAAGAAATTGACATGATTGCCCAGTCATGTATGAATTAATGCATGGAATCCAAAAAGAAACTTTAGAGGTGACTATGTATGCTCTAGAACTCACATTTTAAACTGATTATGCTGCAAGGATAATGCTAGATTATGCTAGAAGGAAGGATTAGTTCACATTAAATAATGTGCATTACTGCAGAACCTTGGCGAAACTCGAGAGAATAACACGCAAAAGTTTCTTGTgctccattgactccatttgaGAAAATTCAAAGCTTTTTGAATACTCTCAAGTGACAATTTGCTTGAGATTTAGGAATGAAGAAGTCTGTGTATGGAAACTGCAAATTAAGCTTTTGGTTAGCCTTTTCAGATCAGAACTATGATGGATGTTCATCAGTTTAAAGTCTtacccactttttttttctttgggtGCTGCTCAGTTTTTATAAGTTAACAAaacattctgcttttatttcagatttccaacattaacagtattttgcttttttattttACAGGTCAGTATTTAGATGATTTCTATGCCAATTCTCAACATTATTCTGATGAATATGAAGAAGcatctagattagtggtgctggaaaagcacagcagttcaggcagcatccgaggagcagtaaaaatcgacgtttcgggcaaaagcccttcatcaggagtacaggcaaagtgcctgaagggtggagagattatctctccactcttcaggcactttgcctgtattcctaatgagggcttttgcccaaaacatcgatttttactgctcctcggatgctgcctgaaccgctgtgcttttccagcaccactctaatctagactctggtttccagtatctgcagtcattgtttttaccttgaagcATTTAGACATGTTCAAGGATTTATGCACAATAAACTCAAAACTTGCACTCATTTGCAACAAACAACAGAGAATTTTAAGGAAAAGTCACCATTTGAGACGCTGGACAAATAGTATGTCTTACTCATGCTGCTTTTTTACTACAGGTTGTTCTGGTTTAACGcatgttttgttaatgcaaatttactataacgcaa includes the following:
- the lrrtm2 gene encoding leucine-rich repeat transmembrane neuronal protein 2: MGLHSKWPLGGPTTVALCVMSMLLKMLPASGTACPQKCRCEELLFYCDSQGFQGVPDNVSHGSIGLSLRHNTFVELQNDQFTRFSQLAWLYLDHNQISIIQVDAFQGLYKLKELILSYNRIVQLANTTFSQLINLQNLDLSFNQITSLQPEQFHSLRKLQTLHLRSNSLRTIPIRVFWDCRSLEFLDISHNRLRSLARNGFAGLIKLKELHLEHNQLTKINFAHFPRLISLQTLFLQWNKISILLCGMEWTWDTLEKLDVTGNEIRTIEPNVFPTMPNLKILLMDSNKLTTLDAQIVNSWKSLTHIGLSSNMWVCNKNICAMASWLSSFQGRWENSIVCASPEHTQGEDILDAVHGFQICSNLSATTTQITTGYTDSTQLSETTEYANELMFTGSSTEDTENPTIETTTEDFLEPDNTLFTHRIITGTMALLFSFFLIILVVYISRKCCPPTLRRIRHCSMMQHRRQIRHQARQPMADLSTQVPYNEYEPTHEEGALVIINGYGQCKCQQLPYKECEV